Proteins encoded within one genomic window of Streptomyces sp. NBC_01314:
- a CDS encoding CHAT domain-containing protein: MADDIWRLMRHCMDKMVQGDLAYARLVFRTSRMSFGVHAELGQWFFASVSSMAFVGAVALIDAENTANDVTFPEEALPDIQAMADMSVDVAHRAGVPLVGYLVAEGLTGRQMGDRTIARELVTFLRGEDTVRRVHALRRSVQAAAEETLNLPTGVDTVAALRVQADMMLIQQLDQTLAELSGGDSLYSGARTVSAVLAAGRTARSVLYIAPGVEGGTAIRLDAPETGHELCRSIALPALGLEEVQSHLEKLRAPLAAEPPLVKRRDRAVREAHATVADAVWKPVLDAWPDLLGGRVALVPLGQSALLPLYSAPVNGIPVCGLLDLTVVPSGNALMFAAGWPRPARIDPLIVADPWYHDGAGGKPIPFTVPEARRIAAVHGVRPLILRDQNTGAADPEGHDRLRGLTGPSDGAAGRSASPAPPGLAQQMTSSNLIHLAGHGSLDGQSPLESTILLGQPLTLSSLLGHDLQRGTTVVLSACHLAGIGTQLPGEQLGFPAALLAMGASSVIAALWAVPDSEQTVQMMATLHEELRAGRPPSAALGKVVARAAADGFRPTAWGPFTHFGA, from the coding sequence GTGGCCGACGATATCTGGCGGCTCATGCGGCACTGCATGGACAAGATGGTCCAAGGCGATCTCGCTTATGCCCGGCTCGTCTTCCGTACGTCTCGAATGTCCTTCGGCGTACACGCCGAATTGGGCCAGTGGTTTTTCGCGTCCGTCTCCAGCATGGCGTTCGTCGGCGCGGTAGCCCTGATCGACGCGGAGAACACCGCGAACGACGTGACGTTCCCCGAGGAAGCGCTTCCCGACATCCAGGCGATGGCGGACATGTCCGTGGACGTGGCGCACCGCGCCGGTGTCCCGCTCGTCGGCTACTTGGTCGCGGAGGGACTGACCGGTCGACAGATGGGTGACCGCACCATCGCCCGCGAACTGGTCACCTTTCTCCGCGGAGAGGACACGGTACGACGGGTGCATGCGCTCCGCCGCAGCGTGCAAGCTGCTGCCGAGGAGACACTGAATCTACCGACCGGGGTGGACACCGTCGCGGCGTTGCGGGTGCAGGCGGACATGATGCTGATCCAGCAACTGGATCAGACGCTCGCGGAACTGTCGGGCGGGGACAGCCTCTACTCCGGGGCTCGCACCGTTTCCGCCGTGCTCGCCGCAGGCCGGACGGCGCGCTCGGTGCTCTACATCGCACCCGGAGTCGAGGGCGGCACGGCAATACGGCTCGATGCGCCGGAGACCGGTCATGAGCTGTGCCGGAGCATCGCCCTGCCCGCCCTGGGGCTCGAAGAGGTCCAGAGCCACCTCGAAAAACTGCGCGCCCCACTGGCAGCGGAACCGCCACTGGTCAAGAGGCGTGACCGGGCGGTCCGCGAAGCACACGCCACCGTCGCAGACGCCGTGTGGAAACCGGTGCTCGATGCCTGGCCGGACCTCTTGGGCGGCCGCGTCGCCCTGGTGCCGCTAGGGCAGAGCGCCCTTCTGCCGCTGTACTCCGCACCGGTGAACGGCATCCCGGTCTGCGGACTTCTCGACCTCACCGTCGTACCCTCCGGCAACGCCCTCATGTTCGCGGCAGGGTGGCCCCGGCCGGCGCGCATCGACCCCTTGATCGTGGCCGATCCCTGGTATCACGATGGGGCCGGCGGCAAACCGATCCCATTCACCGTGCCTGAGGCCCGCAGGATCGCAGCCGTCCACGGCGTGAGGCCCCTCATCCTCAGAGACCAGAACACAGGTGCTGCCGACCCCGAAGGGCACGACCGCCTGCGCGGTCTCACCGGGCCGTCCGACGGCGCCGCCGGACGCTCCGCAAGTCCCGCACCGCCGGGCCTGGCTCAACAGATGACGTCCTCCAACCTCATCCATCTCGCCGGCCACGGATCCCTCGACGGCCAGAGCCCACTGGAATCCACCATCCTTTTGGGGCAGCCCCTGACCCTGTCCTCGCTCCTCGGGCACGACCTGCAACGTGGAACCACAGTCGTCCTGTCCGCCTGCCACCTGGCCGGCATCGGCACCCAACTGCCAGGTGAACAACTCGGCTTCCCCGCAGCACTGCTCGCCATGGGAGCAAGCTCCGTGATCGCCGCCCTCTGGGCTGTGCCCGACTCCGAGCAGACCGTCCAGATGATGGCCACTCTTCACGAGGAACTCCGGGCAGGAAGACCGCCCTCCGCCGCACTCGGCAAGGTCGTGGCTCGCGCTGCGGCCGACGGATTCCGCCCCACGGCCTGGGGACCCTTCACCCACTTCGGCGCCTGA
- a CDS encoding transposase has product MSSKSNMSKRYTAEFKRDAVALALSSEKTVTEVARDLGVSPEGLRGWVKQAKVDRGEGPAGALTTAEREELVRLRRKVREQEATIEVLGKATAFFAQDKMR; this is encoded by the coding sequence GTGAGCAGCAAGAGCAACATGAGTAAGCGGTACACGGCCGAGTTCAAGCGGGACGCGGTCGCCTTGGCGTTGTCCTCGGAGAAGACGGTCACCGAGGTCGCGAGGGATCTGGGCGTGAGTCCCGAAGGGCTGCGCGGGTGGGTGAAGCAGGCGAAGGTCGACCGCGGTGAGGGACCCGCCGGGGCTTTGACCACTGCGGAGCGTGAGGAGTTGGTCCGGCTGCGGCGGAAGGTTCGCGAGCAGGAGGCCACGATCGAGGTTCTGGGAAAAGCGACCGCCTTCTTCGCGCAGGACAAGATGAGGTAG
- a CDS encoding IS3 family transposase has translation MPRSTYYAHRASRPARSVRERAEEVLVGEIRVLHAGSRGAYGAPRIHAALRRAGRVVNSKKVERLMRKHRIVGITRRRRRGLTRQAKRAVFALDLIGRDFTAPRPGIRLVGDMTELSTLEGKLYLATCIDLATREVVGWAMADHHRAELPVAALRMAAGRGGLEQGCVMHTDRGSEYTSDEFRSEIRKLRMRQSMGRVGSCYDNAAAESWFAILKAEIGTTMWETRKAARADVFRYIEVEYNRSRLRRHPDYGYVTPLETRSLLRQNLAPAA, from the coding sequence GTGCCCCGTTCCACCTACTACGCGCACAGGGCGTCACGGCCGGCCCGGTCGGTGCGGGAGCGGGCCGAGGAGGTGCTGGTGGGCGAGATCCGGGTGCTTCACGCCGGATCTCGCGGCGCCTACGGGGCCCCGCGGATCCACGCCGCCCTGCGGCGGGCCGGGCGGGTGGTGAACTCCAAGAAGGTCGAGCGGCTGATGCGCAAGCACCGGATCGTCGGGATCACCCGCCGTCGGCGGCGGGGCCTGACCCGGCAGGCGAAGCGGGCGGTGTTCGCGCTCGACCTGATCGGCCGGGACTTCACCGCGCCCCGGCCCGGGATACGGCTCGTCGGCGACATGACTGAACTCAGCACGCTGGAAGGGAAGTTGTATCTGGCGACCTGTATCGATCTCGCGACGCGGGAGGTGGTCGGCTGGGCGATGGCCGACCACCACCGCGCCGAGCTGCCGGTCGCCGCCTTGCGGATGGCGGCCGGGCGTGGCGGCCTGGAGCAGGGTTGCGTCATGCATACGGATCGCGGCAGCGAGTACACGAGTGACGAATTCCGCAGCGAAATACGCAAGTTGCGCATGAGGCAGTCGATGGGGCGCGTCGGCTCTTGTTACGATAATGCCGCCGCGGAAAGCTGGTTCGCCATCCTGAAAGCGGAGATCGGGACGACCATGTGGGAGACCCGCAAGGCCGCCCGGGCCGACGTTTTCCGCTACATCGAGGTCGAGTACAACCGCAGCCGGCTCCGTCGACACCCCGACTACGGGTACGTCACCCCGCTCGAAACGAGATCCTTGCTCAGGCAGAACCTCGCCCCGGCAGCGTAA
- a CDS encoding transposase encodes MIEPMITAWKQDRVARSATGDPGSCDLWEIVNAIFYQNRTGCQWRYLAHDLPSWSAVFYYFGLWRQDGLDQRISELLRCQVRERAKR; translated from the coding sequence TTGATCGAGCCGATGATCACGGCCTGGAAACAGGACCGGGTGGCACGGTCAGCGACCGGAGATCCCGGATCCTGCGATCTGTGGGAGATCGTGAACGCGATCTTCTACCAGAACCGGACGGGCTGCCAGTGGCGTTACCTTGCGCATGATCTGCCGTCCTGGTCGGCGGTGTTCTACTACTTCGGCCTGTGGCGCCAGGACGGGCTCGACCAGCGGATTTCCGAACTCCTGCGCTGCCAGGTGCGGGAGAGAGCGAAGCGATGA
- a CDS encoding transposase, producing the protein MIIDTQSVRAAAGVPKTMTGLDANKKVSGRKRGLAVDVLELIIGVVVPAASAHDNAAGTALLDLAAERCGMRLENALVDQGFKDEVLIRGALLDIDVDVVRRNADDRAKASSRSRKGGSWSRSTAR; encoded by the coding sequence GTGATCATCGACACCCAGTCCGTCCGCGCGGCAGCAGGTGTCCCGAAGACCATGACGGGGCTGGACGCCAACAAGAAGGTGTCGGGCCGCAAGCGGGGACTGGCCGTCGACGTTCTGGAGCTGATCATCGGCGTCGTGGTGCCGGCCGCATCCGCCCACGACAACGCGGCCGGCACCGCCCTGCTCGACCTGGCCGCCGAGCGGTGCGGGATGCGTCTGGAGAACGCACTGGTGGACCAGGGCTTCAAGGACGAAGTCCTCATCCGTGGCGCGTTGTTGGACATCGACGTCGACGTCGTCCGCCGCAACGCCGATGACCGGGCAAAGGCTTCGTCCCGCAGCCGAAAAGGTGGATCGTGGAGCAGGTCAACGGCACGTTGA
- a CDS encoding DUF4158 domain-containing protein, whose protein sequence is MTWRGRFPKTRLELPPDAVEHVAKQAGVAASELGFYDFTDRTAQRHRTELRNLTGWHKCSKTDTLKLVSHLVDAIWHDERREEQVRAESFRQMRHELIEPPTPDQVTSIIRSALHQADERAVAEVAARLAREVDCPRRLDALVFTDPTTGDHTEPGDGAAVDDGASEEDEDDVESVLSDIKAHPGNVSLNSLLDEIKKLK, encoded by the coding sequence TTGACCTGGCGCGGACGGTTCCCCAAGACCCGTCTGGAGCTGCCCCCCGACGCGGTCGAGCACGTCGCCAAGCAGGCCGGGGTCGCGGCCTCGGAGCTGGGGTTCTACGACTTCACCGACCGCACCGCCCAGCGGCACCGCACCGAGCTGCGGAACCTGACCGGCTGGCACAAGTGCTCGAAGACCGACACCCTCAAGCTCGTCTCCCACCTGGTGGACGCGATCTGGCACGACGAACGGCGTGAGGAGCAGGTACGGGCCGAGTCGTTCCGGCAGATGCGGCACGAGCTGATCGAGCCCCCGACCCCGGACCAAGTCACCTCGATCATCCGTTCCGCACTGCACCAGGCCGACGAGCGGGCCGTCGCCGAAGTCGCCGCACGCCTTGCGCGAGAAGTGGACTGTCCCCGCCGGCTGGACGCGTTGGTCTTCACCGACCCGACGACCGGCGACCACACTGAGCCGGGCGACGGGGCGGCCGTGGACGACGGCGCCTCGGAAGAGGACGAAGACGATGTGGAGTCGGTGCTCTCGGACATCAAAGCGCATCCGGGCAACGTCAGCCTCAACTCGCTGCTGGACGAGATCAAGAAGCTCAAGTAG
- a CDS encoding serine hydrolase domain-containing protein, with the protein MKSPLDSAALNAAIKNVHRAGMPGLFAEVRDGDQVWRGAAGVADVATGRPVTADMRHRVGSVTKTFTAAAVLQQVESGQIGLDTSIGRYLPGLVPGERGDAITVRMLINHTSSLAEYLPYAYPSLKAFPALADTGPQSLDDHRLTRFHPTELIEMGVTAPAVGTPGSTPGVYSNTNYLLLGELLEQVTGTTAERYITRNVIERAGLRDTEFPAGPYVDGPHSKLYEAWFGMIDPPRDYSVYDMSWVGPSASLISTVADLNRFYGMLLAGEIVSPSSLAQMQRTVPVVSQEGRTIDYGLGLHPMEGPGQGIFWGHGGTVWGGGALAMTRADGKRQMAVAVNLQRWNRLDSSGKPQPHPIDDALVALYRVAMYG; encoded by the coding sequence GTGAAGAGCCCACTGGATTCCGCGGCGCTGAACGCAGCCATCAAAAACGTCCACCGCGCCGGGATGCCGGGCCTGTTCGCCGAGGTGCGTGACGGCGACCAGGTCTGGCGCGGTGCCGCCGGGGTCGCCGATGTCGCCACCGGTCGCCCCGTCACCGCCGACATGCGGCACCGGGTCGGCAGCGTCACCAAGACCTTCACCGCCGCCGCGGTCCTGCAACAGGTCGAGAGCGGTCAGATCGGTCTCGACACATCGATCGGCCGGTACCTTCCGGGGCTGGTTCCCGGAGAACGCGGTGACGCGATCACGGTCCGGATGCTGATCAATCACACCAGCAGCCTCGCCGAGTACCTTCCGTACGCCTACCCCTCCCTCAAGGCGTTCCCCGCCCTCGCGGACACCGGACCCCAGAGCCTGGACGACCACCGGCTCACGCGGTTTCACCCCACTGAACTGATCGAGATGGGGGTCACCGCACCTGCTGTCGGCACCCCGGGCAGTACGCCGGGGGTGTACTCCAACACCAACTACCTGCTCCTCGGCGAACTCCTGGAACAGGTGACCGGCACTACGGCCGAGCGGTACATCACCCGGAACGTCATCGAGCGCGCCGGGCTCCGGGACACCGAGTTCCCCGCCGGACCGTACGTCGACGGGCCGCACTCGAAGCTCTACGAGGCGTGGTTCGGCATGATCGACCCGCCGCGCGACTACAGCGTCTACGACATGTCATGGGTGGGGCCGTCGGCCTCGCTGATATCAACCGTTGCGGACCTCAACCGTTTCTACGGCATGCTGCTGGCCGGGGAGATCGTCAGCCCGTCGTCGCTGGCGCAGATGCAACGCACTGTCCCGGTCGTCTCCCAAGAGGGAAGGACGATCGACTACGGCCTCGGCCTGCACCCGATGGAGGGGCCCGGTCAGGGCATCTTCTGGGGCCATGGCGGCACGGTCTGGGGTGGTGGAGCGCTGGCCATGACCCGTGCCGACGGCAAGCGGCAGATGGCGGTCGCGGTGAACCTGCAGAGGTGGAACAGGCTCGACTCCTCCGGCAAGCCGCAGCCCCATCCCATCGACGACGCGCTTGTGGCTCTCTACCGCGTGGCGATGTACGGCTGA
- a CDS encoding TetR/AcrR family transcriptional regulator → MAGRRRWSTEEILDAAAELLRTSDADSFSVRKLAAALGTDSSSLYRHFRSKTELLRAVADRILLAAMDGHRPEGDWKQRITALALRVREAFGQQPQLAAVWGRYASSGTGSRLVMEEALQALRASGLPDEEIPAHYHRIAVLIAALIASEAGASTVTPEEYEQGMELFRVAVLGADPERFPALAHFAREVRPLGVDRRAAFEEILAAQLAHIEAAICPS, encoded by the coding sequence ATGGCAGGCCGAAGGCGCTGGTCGACCGAAGAGATCCTGGATGCGGCGGCGGAGCTGCTGCGCACGAGCGACGCGGATTCGTTCAGCGTGCGCAAGCTAGCCGCAGCCCTCGGGACCGATTCCTCCAGCCTCTACCGGCACTTCCGCAGCAAGACCGAACTGCTGCGTGCGGTCGCCGACCGGATTCTTCTCGCGGCCATGGACGGCCACCGCCCTGAGGGCGACTGGAAGCAGCGCATCACGGCCCTGGCCCTGCGCGTGAGAGAGGCCTTCGGCCAGCAGCCCCAGCTCGCCGCGGTCTGGGGACGCTACGCGTCAAGCGGCACCGGTTCCCGGCTGGTCATGGAAGAGGCGCTGCAGGCTCTGCGCGCGTCGGGACTGCCCGACGAGGAGATCCCGGCGCACTACCACCGGATCGCGGTCCTCATCGCCGCGTTGATCGCCTCCGAGGCCGGGGCCAGCACCGTCACCCCCGAAGAATACGAACAGGGCATGGAGCTGTTCCGCGTCGCGGTACTCGGCGCCGACCCCGAACGCTTCCCGGCCCTGGCCCACTTCGCCCGCGAGGTCCGCCCCCTCGGGGTGGACCGCCGCGCCGCGTTCGAAGAGATCCTCGCCGCCCAACTCGCCCACATCGAGGCCGCAATCTGCCCGAGCTAG
- a CDS encoding TnsA-like heteromeric transposase endonuclease subunit, which produces MALSEGPEGFEVEYFDADGVRRRVGLAECWAEPSGRLPPVRTVRTYPGQKSVTRQYWAATTRGPLLVESHLERHHAMLLDFDPQVTGLATQPFRLFWPTRRGRHGHVPDFFARRADGEGLVVDVRPDDRIEPDDAEAFAATARACELAGWRFSRVGAVDAVLLANVKWLAGYRHPRYDRPELRQSLLEVFAAPEALFAGVGRVGDRLEVLPVLYHLLWRQLLHVDLDKGMLGPDSVVGPAEPVR; this is translated from the coding sequence GTGGCCTTGTCGGAGGGGCCCGAGGGGTTCGAGGTCGAGTACTTCGATGCCGATGGGGTACGCCGTCGGGTCGGGCTGGCCGAGTGCTGGGCAGAGCCGTCCGGGCGGCTGCCGCCGGTTCGTACGGTGCGGACATATCCGGGGCAGAAGTCGGTGACGCGGCAGTACTGGGCCGCGACGACGCGGGGTCCTCTGCTGGTGGAGTCGCATCTTGAGCGTCACCACGCGATGCTGCTGGACTTCGATCCGCAGGTGACGGGGCTGGCCACCCAGCCGTTCCGGCTGTTCTGGCCCACACGCCGGGGGCGGCACGGGCACGTGCCGGACTTCTTCGCCCGCCGCGCGGACGGGGAGGGTCTGGTGGTCGACGTCCGTCCGGACGACCGCATCGAACCGGATGACGCGGAGGCGTTCGCGGCGACCGCGCGGGCCTGCGAGCTGGCCGGATGGCGGTTTTCTCGGGTGGGGGCGGTTGATGCGGTGCTGCTGGCGAATGTGAAGTGGCTGGCGGGCTACCGTCATCCCCGCTACGACCGGCCGGAGCTGAGGCAGTCCCTGCTGGAGGTGTTCGCAGCACCGGAAGCGCTGTTCGCGGGGGTGGGCCGGGTCGGCGACCGGCTGGAGGTGCTTCCTGTCCTCTATCACCTGCTTTGGCGGCAGCTCCTCCATGTCGACCTGGACAAGGGGATGTTGGGGCCTGACAGCGTGGTCGGACCTGCGGAGCCTGTTCGGTGA
- a CDS encoding TniQ family protein, with the protein MSTPVLPGPRLRQLPRTIEPLHRETFGSYLGRLAAANRISHQELSAHIQDPDRIHPGKLTSLHAIHCLSGHPVDRLLQALPDLRTAELTARFTAQPLKPLPDKGWTSQPVCTRCLAGLGITTHASHHVPVSTNICLRHGRWIGRYGQQLDLRTVPEVIRAQRHQYNLVRRHGQPTVTYAMAEATDISFRWWDSDRFDRRWRRRMTELSGPKWHAFKEDMELVACTYPDIVALAGLFASPHLRFLPFTGKERDLRRFIREVRERAATGYSLEAAGKRDPLVRWIEEEPSDRGLPFYPWRPPGRPAPEQVSVS; encoded by the coding sequence GTGAGTACACCGGTCCTTCCCGGCCCGCGGCTGCGGCAGCTGCCCCGCACGATCGAACCGCTCCACCGCGAGACCTTCGGCTCCTACCTGGGACGCCTCGCCGCCGCGAACCGCATCTCCCATCAGGAGCTGTCCGCGCACATCCAGGACCCCGACCGCATCCACCCGGGCAAGCTCACCTCCCTGCACGCGATCCACTGCCTGTCCGGGCACCCCGTCGACCGGCTCCTGCAAGCCCTGCCCGACCTGCGGACCGCGGAACTGACCGCCCGCTTCACCGCGCAGCCCCTCAAGCCGCTGCCCGACAAAGGCTGGACGAGCCAGCCCGTCTGCACCCGCTGCCTGGCCGGCCTCGGCATCACCACCCACGCCTCACACCACGTCCCGGTCAGCACCAACATCTGCCTGCGGCACGGCCGCTGGATCGGCCGATACGGGCAGCAGCTCGACCTGCGCACCGTCCCGGAGGTGATCCGCGCCCAGCGTCACCAATACAACCTCGTCCGCCGCCACGGCCAGCCGACTGTCACCTACGCGATGGCCGAAGCCACCGACATCTCCTTCCGCTGGTGGGACAGCGACCGGTTCGACCGGCGATGGCGTCGGCGCATGACCGAACTCAGCGGCCCGAAATGGCACGCCTTCAAAGAGGACATGGAGCTCGTCGCCTGCACCTACCCGGACATCGTCGCCCTCGCTGGTCTCTTCGCCTCGCCGCATCTGCGGTTCCTGCCCTTCACGGGCAAGGAACGGGACCTGCGACGATTCATCAGGGAAGTCCGCGAGCGGGCGGCCACCGGCTACAGCCTCGAAGCCGCTGGCAAACGCGACCCGCTGGTCCGCTGGATCGAGGAAGAACCCTCCGACCGCGGCCTGCCCTTCTATCCCTGGCGCCCTCCGGGCCGTCCCGCCCCTGAGCAGGTGAGCGTCTCATGA
- a CDS encoding recombinase family protein gives MTTAPSLRRTPSAPAVVGYVRTAAGQNPVPQINMLMQAGVAEESIYIENTNGHKTTWPERDLLLPRLRSGDTITVTRLDRLFYSVQNLIIVGTDLRNRGIRLQAVEQNIDSNTLEGRDFFGMMSVFASLHHEFVRAATNDGLAAARARGKTSGRPPRLTPEQAEQAQQLYDSGTPVPKIAQTFKIGRSTIYGYITLKAAK, from the coding sequence ATGACGACCGCACCTTCGCTCCGGCGGACGCCGTCGGCCCCGGCCGTCGTCGGCTACGTCCGCACGGCCGCAGGCCAAAACCCCGTCCCACAGATCAACATGCTCATGCAGGCTGGCGTCGCCGAGGAGTCCATCTACATCGAGAACACGAACGGCCACAAAACCACTTGGCCCGAGCGGGACCTGCTGCTGCCCCGGCTCCGCTCCGGCGACACCATCACGGTCACCCGGCTCGACCGGCTCTTCTACTCCGTCCAGAACCTCATCATCGTGGGCACCGACCTGCGCAACCGCGGTATCCGCCTCCAGGCCGTCGAGCAGAACATCGACAGCAATACCCTCGAAGGACGTGACTTCTTCGGCATGATGTCCGTCTTCGCCAGCCTGCACCACGAGTTCGTACGCGCCGCCACCAACGACGGCCTGGCCGCCGCCCGCGCGCGCGGCAAGACCAGCGGGCGACCGCCACGACTCACTCCTGAACAGGCCGAGCAGGCACAACAGCTCTACGACTCCGGCACCCCCGTCCCGAAGATCGCCCAGACCTTCAAGATCGGACGATCCACAATCTATGGCTACATCACACTCAAAGCCGCGAAATGA
- a CDS encoding ArsR/SmtB family transcription factor: MSDAPERTPQPAKPARRLDARSLRGLAHPLRMNIFELLNLDGPATATKLAERLGENTGTISWHLRHLAEHGFIEEETGRGTKRERWWRRVDVTNELNTADFRDDPDTRGALSVYLHELVQQYFSRVVNYISEDWDDTWRSAGTVSDWSDLRMTPTQLEALNAELMAVIARHTPAPDAEPAPDALAVVVQLQSFPRKERGTA, from the coding sequence ATGTCTGACGCACCCGAACGCACACCACAGCCCGCCAAGCCCGCCCGGCGCCTCGATGCGCGCAGCCTGCGGGGGTTGGCCCATCCGCTGCGAATGAACATCTTTGAGCTTCTCAATCTGGACGGCCCCGCCACCGCCACCAAACTCGCCGAACGCCTCGGGGAGAACACCGGCACCATCAGTTGGCACTTGCGCCACCTCGCCGAGCACGGCTTCATCGAGGAGGAAACCGGGCGGGGCACGAAACGCGAGCGCTGGTGGAGAAGGGTCGACGTCACGAATGAGCTGAACACTGCCGATTTCCGCGACGATCCCGACACCCGGGGCGCGCTCTCGGTCTACCTGCACGAACTGGTGCAGCAGTACTTCAGCCGGGTCGTGAACTACATCAGCGAGGACTGGGACGACACGTGGCGAAGCGCCGGCACCGTCTCGGACTGGAGTGACCTGCGGATGACCCCGACTCAGCTGGAGGCGCTCAACGCGGAGCTGATGGCTGTCATCGCCCGCCATACCCCTGCCCCGGACGCCGAGCCCGCCCCGGACGCGCTCGCTGTCGTCGTGCAGCTCCAGTCTTTCCCCCGCAAGGAGCGTGGCACCGCATGA
- a CDS encoding MFS transporter encodes MSHGIRGGLLHRHRDFRLLWCGETAGKFGASVTGVAMPLVAVSSLHASTFEVGLLSAATWAPWLIIGLPVGVWVDRLRRRPIMLAAAALSLLLFASVPVAAWSGWLSIGLLLAVALLTGTAAVFFQTAYSAYLPSILEPADQPEGNAKLHGSASAAQIAGLGSGGLIAQLTGAVNGMIANAATFLVSFLCLAGIRHREPRVTRTEHRPNSLVSEVREGLRLIAVDPWFRTLTLFGAASNLALMGYQSIQVVFLVRSVGLTPGTVGALIAATSAGGVAGAFAARRVAHRIGTARATLLFELGLPMLALLIPLTVDGAGILLFVTGGFSVSAGVVAGNIIKASFQQRYCPPDLLGRLTASTAFLSYGTIPVGALLGGALGTALGLRTAMALTTAGIPLAALILVFSPIRRSRDLPTTRQPTSNSQLPLDSDGEQALPRH; translated from the coding sequence ATGAGCCATGGCATACGCGGTGGCCTCCTGCACCGCCACCGCGATTTCCGTCTGCTGTGGTGCGGCGAGACAGCCGGCAAGTTCGGCGCGTCCGTCACCGGGGTGGCGATGCCGCTGGTTGCCGTCTCCAGCTTGCACGCCAGCACGTTCGAGGTCGGCCTGCTGAGCGCCGCCACCTGGGCCCCTTGGCTGATCATCGGTCTCCCAGTCGGTGTCTGGGTGGACCGGCTGCGGCGCAGACCGATCATGCTGGCCGCCGCCGCACTCTCCCTCTTACTCTTCGCCAGCGTCCCGGTCGCCGCTTGGTCCGGCTGGCTGAGTATCGGACTACTGCTGGCCGTCGCACTGCTGACGGGCACGGCAGCTGTGTTCTTCCAGACCGCCTACAGCGCCTATCTCCCCAGCATTCTGGAACCCGCTGACCAGCCCGAGGGCAACGCCAAACTGCACGGCAGCGCGTCCGCCGCGCAGATTGCCGGGCTCGGCTCCGGCGGCCTGATCGCACAGTTGACAGGTGCGGTGAACGGGATGATCGCCAACGCCGCGACATTCCTCGTCTCCTTCCTCTGCCTCGCAGGCATCCGGCATCGCGAGCCACGCGTCACCAGAACCGAACATCGCCCCAATTCACTGGTCAGTGAAGTCCGAGAAGGTCTGCGGCTGATCGCCGTCGACCCCTGGTTTCGCACGCTCACACTCTTCGGAGCCGCCTCCAACCTGGCCCTTATGGGATATCAGTCGATCCAGGTGGTCTTCCTGGTCCGGAGCGTCGGCCTGACCCCAGGGACCGTCGGCGCACTCATCGCGGCCACCAGTGCCGGAGGCGTGGCCGGGGCATTCGCCGCACGCCGAGTCGCCCACCGGATCGGCACGGCCCGCGCGACACTGCTGTTCGAACTGGGACTTCCCATGCTCGCTCTGCTCATCCCGCTGACCGTCGATGGAGCCGGGATCCTGCTCTTCGTGACAGGCGGCTTCAGCGTCTCCGCAGGCGTCGTGGCCGGCAACATCATCAAGGCGAGCTTCCAGCAACGCTACTGCCCGCCGGATCTCCTCGGTCGCCTCACCGCAAGCACCGCATTCCTCAGCTACGGAACGATCCCCGTCGGAGCACTGCTCGGCGGCGCGCTCGGAACCGCACTCGGCCTCCGCACCGCTATGGCCCTCACGACAGCGGGGATCCCGCTCGCCGCACTGATCCTGGTCTTCTCCCCGATCCGGCGATCCCGAGACCTGCCGACGACCCGCCAGCCAACGAGTAATTCCCAACTGCCGCTGGATTCTGATGGCGAGCAGGCTCTACCTCGTCATTGA